A stretch of Mucilaginibacter terrae DNA encodes these proteins:
- a CDS encoding TraB/GumN family protein yields MEKLIGKKSTMVAVGAGHLGGAKGLIALLKAKGYQLKNIPFSFVKAK; encoded by the coding sequence ATGGAAAAACTAATAGGTAAAAAAAGCACTATGGTAGCCGTTGGCGCAGGCCATTTGGGAGGCGCTAAGGGATTGATAGCCTTGCTTAAAGCTAAAGGTTATCAACTTAAAAATATACCGTTCAGCTTTGTAAAGGCTAAATAA